In Streptococcus respiraculi, one DNA window encodes the following:
- the glpK gene encoding glycerol kinase GlpK: MTQEKYIMAIDQGTTSSRAIIFNKKGEKVGSYQKEFPQIFPKPGWVEHNANQIWNSVQSVIAGAFIESGINPSQIEGIGITNQRETTVVWDKETGLPIYNAIVWQSRQTAHLADQLKHDGYSDMIHKKTGLVIDAYFSATKVRWILDQVPGAQERAEKGELLFGTIDTWLVWKLTNGRCHVTDYSNAARTMLYNIKELKWDDEILALLNIPKAILPEVKSNSEIYGKTAPFHFYGAEVPISGMAGDQQAALFGQLAFEPGMVKNTYGTGSFIVMNTGENMQLSENSLLTTIGYGINGKVYYALEGSVFIAGSAVQWLRDGMRMVKESPESEELARKSTSNDEVYVVPAFTGLGAPYWNSDARGSVFGLTRGTTKEDFVKATLQSIAYQVRDVIDVMQIDSGMPISVLKVDGGAAMNSLLMQFQADILGIEIARAKNLETTALGAAFLAGLAVGFWKDLEELKSLNAVGQSFQPAMNDARKEQLYKGWKKAVAATQLFAEIDEEE; this comes from the coding sequence ATGACACAAGAAAAATACATTATGGCTATTGACCAAGGCACGACAAGCTCACGTGCGATCATCTTTAATAAAAAAGGTGAGAAGGTCGGAAGTTATCAGAAGGAATTTCCGCAAATCTTCCCAAAACCAGGATGGGTTGAGCATAATGCCAATCAGATTTGGAACTCAGTTCAGTCAGTTATTGCAGGAGCTTTTATCGAAAGTGGTATCAATCCTTCTCAAATCGAAGGAATTGGAATCACCAACCAGCGTGAAACTACAGTTGTTTGGGATAAGGAAACAGGGCTTCCTATCTACAATGCCATTGTCTGGCAATCTCGTCAAACCGCCCACCTAGCGGACCAGTTGAAACACGACGGCTACTCTGACATGATTCATAAAAAGACCGGTCTTGTTATTGATGCTTACTTCTCAGCGACCAAGGTGCGTTGGATTTTGGATCAAGTACCTGGCGCTCAAGAACGAGCTGAAAAGGGCGAGTTGCTCTTTGGGACAATTGATACCTGGCTTGTTTGGAAACTGACCAACGGTCGTTGTCATGTGACAGATTATTCTAACGCCGCACGGACTATGCTTTACAATATCAAGGAGCTCAAATGGGATGATGAAATTCTTGCCCTCTTGAACATTCCAAAAGCCATCTTGCCAGAAGTCAAGTCTAACTCAGAAATTTATGGTAAGACAGCGCCATTCCATTTCTACGGTGCAGAAGTGCCGATTTCGGGTATGGCAGGTGACCAGCAGGCAGCCTTGTTTGGACAGTTGGCTTTTGAGCCTGGTATGGTGAAGAATACCTATGGTACAGGTTCTTTCATCGTCATGAATACAGGTGAAAACATGCAGTTGTCTGAAAATAGCCTCTTAACAACAATTGGTTATGGTATCAATGGCAAGGTCTACTATGCTCTTGAAGGTTCTGTTTTCATTGCAGGTAGTGCAGTTCAATGGTTGCGTGACGGTATGCGCATGGTCAAAGAATCTCCTGAATCTGAAGAATTAGCGCGCAAGTCTACCAGCAATGATGAAGTATACGTAGTACCGGCCTTCACAGGTCTTGGCGCACCTTATTGGAACTCAGATGCGCGTGGATCAGTCTTTGGCTTGACACGTGGAACAACCAAGGAAGACTTTGTCAAAGCAACCCTTCAATCCATTGCCTACCAAGTTCGTGATGTCATTGATGTCATGCAGATTGACTCTGGCATGCCAATTTCTGTCTTAAAAGTGGACGGTGGTGCAGCGATGAACAGCCTTCTCATGCAGTTCCAAGCAGACATCTTGGGTATTGAAATTGCAAGAGCTAAAAACCTAGAAACGACAGCGCTCGGAGCTGCTTTCCTTGCAGGACTAGCAGTCGGTTTTTGGAAAGATTTAGAAGAGTTAAAGAGCTTGAATGCGGTTGGTCAATCCTTCCAACCAGCTATGAACGATGCGCGTAAAGAGCAATTGTACAAGGGCTGGAAGAAAGCTGTTGCAGCGACACAATTATTTGCTGAAATAGACGAAGAAGAATAG
- the glpO gene encoding type 1 glycerol-3-phosphate oxidase, which yields MEFSKETRRLAIEKMQDRQLDLLVIGGGITGAGVVLQAAASGMETALIEMQDFAEGTSSRSTKLVHGGLRYLKQFDVEVVSDTVSERAVVQQIAPHIPKPDPMLLPVYDEEGSTFSMFRLKVAMDLYDLLAGVNNTDLANKVLTKEEVLEREPHLKQEGLVGGGVYLDFRNNDARLVIENIKRAAKDGALIASRVKAEHFIKDENGKIVGIVARDLLADSTFEIRARLVINTTGPWSDEVRNLGGEGSGVFQMRPTKGVHLVVDSARLSVPQPTYFDTGEADGRMVFVLPRENKTYFGTTDTDYTGDLANPMVTQEDVDYLLTIVNNRFPEANLTIDDIESGWAGLRPLLSGNGASDYNGGNNGKLSDESFNSLIDTVKAYLNHEKSRDDVEHNLTQLEGSVSEKTLDPSAVSRGSSLDRDDNGLLTLAGGKITDFRKMAEGALEKVAEILETEHGRKFRLINSKTYPVSGGELNPANVAEEIEHLAQLGVKKGLNYEEALYLANLYGSNAPKVFALNHKVEAVSNLNQRDLLSLHYAMKEEMTLTAVDYLLRRTNYMLFMREQLDSIVEDVLLEMAAYYCWSEEERIAQRALLDETLVKNDLAYLKK from the coding sequence ATGGAATTTTCAAAAGAAACAAGACGATTAGCCATTGAAAAAATGCAGGACAGACAGCTTGATTTGCTGGTTATCGGTGGAGGAATTACTGGTGCAGGTGTAGTGCTTCAAGCAGCAGCAAGTGGAATGGAAACAGCCTTGATTGAAATGCAAGACTTTGCAGAAGGTACCAGTAGCCGTTCGACAAAATTGGTTCATGGTGGCTTACGTTACTTGAAACAATTTGACGTGGAAGTCGTATCAGACACAGTTTCAGAGCGTGCCGTGGTACAACAAATAGCCCCTCACATTCCAAAACCAGACCCAATGCTTCTTCCAGTCTATGATGAAGAAGGTTCCACTTTCAGCATGTTCCGCCTAAAAGTTGCGATGGACTTGTACGACCTCCTAGCAGGTGTCAACAATACAGATTTAGCTAATAAAGTTTTAACAAAAGAAGAAGTTCTAGAGCGTGAACCGCATTTGAAACAAGAAGGTCTTGTGGGCGGCGGTGTCTACCTTGACTTCCGTAATAACGATGCCCGTTTGGTCATTGAAAATATCAAACGGGCAGCCAAAGATGGAGCCTTGATTGCGAGCCGTGTCAAAGCAGAGCACTTTATCAAGGATGAAAATGGCAAGATTGTAGGAATTGTCGCACGTGATCTTTTAGCTGACAGCACCTTTGAAATCCGTGCCCGCCTTGTAATCAACACAACCGGACCATGGAGTGATGAAGTACGTAATCTCGGTGGTGAAGGTAGCGGTGTGTTCCAGATGCGACCGACAAAAGGCGTGCATTTGGTCGTAGATAGTGCTCGCTTATCTGTTCCTCAACCAACTTACTTTGATACAGGAGAAGCAGACGGACGAATGGTCTTTGTACTCCCTCGTGAAAATAAGACTTATTTTGGAACGACTGATACAGACTATACTGGCGATTTGGCAAATCCAATGGTGACACAAGAAGATGTTGACTACTTGCTTACCATTGTCAATAATCGCTTCCCAGAAGCAAACTTGACCATTGATGATATTGAAAGTGGTTGGGCAGGGCTACGTCCATTGTTATCTGGAAATGGTGCTTCAGACTACAACGGTGGAAACAATGGTAAACTGAGTGATGAGAGTTTTAACAGCCTAATTGATACGGTCAAAGCCTATCTCAATCATGAAAAATCACGCGATGATGTCGAACACAATTTGACACAATTAGAAGGTAGCGTATCTGAAAAGACCTTAGATCCGTCAGCAGTTTCTCGTGGCTCATCGCTTGACCGTGATGATAATGGTTTGTTGACTCTAGCTGGTGGAAAAATTACGGACTTCCGTAAAATGGCAGAAGGCGCTCTGGAAAAAGTCGCAGAAATCCTTGAAACAGAGCACGGTCGCAAATTCAGATTGATTAATTCAAAAACCTATCCTGTCTCAGGCGGAGAATTAAATCCAGCTAATGTAGCAGAAGAAATCGAACACTTGGCACAATTGGGTGTGAAAAAAGGTCTGAACTATGAAGAAGCGCTCTACCTAGCGAATTTGTACGGTTCAAATGCGCCAAAAGTGTTTGCCCTTAACCATAAGGTAGAAGCTGTAAGCAATCTAAACCAACGTGATTTACTCTCTCTTCATTATGCAATGAAAGAAGAGATGACCTTGACTGCGGTAGACTATCTTCTCCGTAGGACAAATTATATGCTCTTTATGCGGGAGCAACTAGATAGCATTGTTGAGGACGTGCTCCTTGAAATGGCAGCTTACTACTGCTGGTCTGAGGAAGAACGGATAGCACAACGTGCATTATTGGATGAAACCTTAGTCAAGAATGACTTGGCTTACTTAAAAAAATAA